The Toxotes jaculatrix isolate fToxJac2 chromosome 21, fToxJac2.pri, whole genome shotgun sequence genome includes a region encoding these proteins:
- the nbr1a gene encoding NBR1 autophagy cargo receptor a isoform X2, producing MGLPVTIKVNFRGNVKRFLAQDLDKLEWESVEAWICINSQDEYEEAIKSAEKQGNQLHMNVYKMKGQACGGPLKTEVKELKGDLRPAPPYPSRVKTVDKGTQVTPEREAVTVKDNKGNKPEDEPPPMWFRSYMEKFKDEVVKEVVERMCSDFSGQCCTHKSSDGPHEASGAIGGPIGPRPGPSTSNGSLGYTPNCSSCNKLTSEGAYKCSVCPSCILCEMCRHSHDPSHNLVRTKTPLSIPEHGMSGELRFPRRGDRTVRKAERQRLKAERRQLRAEVKEIKKKLRLEKRGLQWSGPSTSGRANLTNMASASTQVPALPPPAASETASGPAPAQGPIPAPVPDPQASSPEGPGVSHTSLVPTMAALFLDENLPDGTRLEPGTKFIKYWKMRNSGTISWTSETKLVFMWGNLGLASEKKREVPVPLLLPGQVGVVSVAFVAPVMEGTYTSHWRLAHCGCQFGPRVWCSIVVDPGNSRNTLGHQSKRLKEEVRPVETVKEVRSVDLNHDDYYFPSVDLLTAQDLLSFELLDINIVQELEKVPNNTPVDLTPCISPLPHDAPVLEKSIISQIKEDTEVTGVRKLFGVKLRQQRELLEPVIQDEEREEEISGAQFLCETVIRSLTLEEAPDHRPLRRVHHSSHKPQVVSRGPSHCFERAVEAEKAERAQEGNEEICAFKLESSALPPNTDLNQIPQEEETKLALLEPVNENPHNTSHHENEDEEVVVLDDVQSMKDTQEEEGGNKGEDWDEVSSQTSSVSSCDDYIIVLPDCFDTSRPLGESMYSSAMSQPDTTAAAATSADPDVHQEEEDNSNSKPGRAAPLRERQERTEEVAAEESSVNTWSPPVPPIHSSVNQMLCASQTLDAVTLTPEVVPLPIIPDPLLSPPALYSPRSEALYLAEDPSPPACELYEPHQPRVHLNVSSGLSRSAGSASSAFETYNPRPSNALQPRGQGGITEGLVKGALSVAASAYKALFTGPNCSIQRGIDPATRQDPSMMAMLLEMGFRDQRLNQQLLRKHGYSLLHTVNELVQMAEDSQSEAVSTQH from the exons ATGGGGCTCCCTGTTACTATCAAAGTCAATTTCCGGGGCAACGTGAAGCGATTTCTGGCTCAGGATTTGGACAAATTGGAGTGGGAATCGGTCGAAGCCTGG ATTTGCATCAACAGTCAAG atgaATATGAAGAAGCCATCAAG AGTGCAGAGAAGCAGGGGAACCAGTTGCATATGAACGTGTACAAGATGAAAGGGCAGGCCTGCGGGGGCCCACTGAAGACGGAGGTGAAAGAGCTGAAAGGAGACCTCCGGCCTGCTCCTCCTTATCCCTCCAGGGTCAAGACTGTGGACAAGGGCACACAGGTCACCCCGGAGCGAGAAGCT GTCACAGTTAAAGACAACAAGGGGAACAAACCAGAAGATGAGCCCCCTCCCATGTGGTTTAGATCATACATGGAGAAG tttaaagACGAGGTGGTGAAAGAAGTAGTCGAAAGGATGTGCAGTGACTTTTCTGGCCAGTGTTGTACCCACAAATCCTCTGACGGACCCCATGAAGCCAGTGGGGCTATTGGTGGACCTATAGGTCCCAGGCCGGGCCCCTCCACCTCAAATGGGTCCCTTGGCTACACcccaaactgcagcagctgcaacaAACTCACCTCTGAGGGGGCCTACAAGTGCAG TGTGTGCCCGTCCTGCATCTTGTGTGAGATGTGCAGACATAGCCATGACCCCAGCCACAACCTTGTGAGAACCAAGACACCTCTCTCTATCCCTGAGCATGGAATGTCAGGAGAGTTGAG GTTCCCAAGGCGAGGAGACAGGACAGTGCGCAAGGCCGAGCGACAGCGCCTCAAAGCAGAAAGGAGGCAGCTAAGAGCCGAAGTCAAGGAAATCAAGAAGAAACTGAGACTGGAGAAGAGGGGGCTGCAGTGGAGTGGGCCCTCTACCTCAGGCAGAGCCAACTTGACAAACATGGCCTCCGCATCCACCCAGGTCCCAGCCCTGCCCCCCCCTGCTGCCTCAGAAACAGCCTCAGGTCCAGCCCCAGCCCAAGGTCCCATCCCTGCCCCGGTCCCTGATCCCCAGGCCTCCAGTCCAGA GGGTCCCGGGGTCTCGCACACGTCCTTGGTGCCCACTATGGCTGCCTTGTTTCTGGATGAAAATCTGCCTGACGGCACCCGTCTGGAGCCCGGTACCAAGTTCATCAAATACTGGAAGATGAGGAATTCGGGCACTATCAGCTGGACTTCAGAGACTAAG CTAGTGTTCATGTGGGGAAACCTCGGCCTGGCGTCAGAGAAGAAGCGGGAGGTGCCGGTCCCCTTGCTGCTGCCAGGACAGGTGGGAGTGGTCAGTGTGGCCTTTGTGGCTCCTGTGATGGAGGGGACGTACACCTCCCACTGGCGGCTGGCGCACTGCGGGTGTCAGTTTGGCCCGCGTGTGTGGTGCAGCATCGTGGTTGACCCCGGCAACAGCCGCAACACGCTCGGACATCAGAGCAAAAGACTG aaggaggaggtgaggcCGGTGGAGACGGTGAAGGAGGTAAGGTCTGTAGACCTCAACCATGATGACTACTACTTCCCCTCAGTCGACCTGCTGACTGCACAG GACTTGCTGTCATTTGAGTTGCTGGATATAAATATAGTACAAGAGTTGGAGAAGGTTCCTAATAACACTCCTGTTG ATCTGACGCCCTGCATATCCCCTCTGCCCCATGATGCACCAGTATTGGAGAAGTCCATAATTTCACAGATAAAGGAAGACACAGAGGTCACAGGGGTCAGAAAACTTTTTG gagtgaagctgaggcagcagagggagcttTTGGAGCCTGTGATCCAggatgaggagagggaggaggagatcaGTGGAGCCCAGTTCCTCTGTGAGACCGTCATACGCTCTCTCACCTTGGAGGAAGCACCCGACCACAGACCCCTGCGCAGAGttcatcacagcagccacaaacCACAGG TCGTTTCCCGGGGTCCAAGCCATTGCTTCGAGAGAGCAGTGGAGGCTGAGAAGGCAGAGAGGGCACAAGAAGGAAATGAGGAGATCTGTGCCTTTAAACTTGAGAGTTCAGCTCTGCCACCCAACACAGATCTCAACCAGATCCCCCaagaagaggagacaaagcTAG ctctccTTGAACCAGTGAATGAAAACCCGCATAATACTTCACACCATGAAAATGAAGATGAGGAAGTTGTGGTTTTGGATGACGTGCAAAGCATGAAGGATACTCAAGAAGAGGAGGGTGGAAACAAAGGAGAAGACTGGGATGAG GTCAGCAGCCAGACCTCCTCAGTCTCCTCCTGCGACGACTACATCATTGTCCTCCCAGACTGCTTTGACACCAGCCGCCCTCTGGGGGAGTCCATGTACAGCTCCGCCATGTCGCAGCCtgacaccactgctgctgctgcgaccTCCGCCGATCCAGACGTgcaccaggaggaggaggataacTCAAACTCTAAGCCGGGCAGGGCTGCACCgctgagagagaggcaggagaggacagaggaggtcGCTGCTGAGGAATCATCAGTGAACACCTGGTCTCCACCTGTCCCTCCCATCCACAGCAGCGTGAATCAGATGCTGTGCGCTTCCCAAACCCTGGACGCTGTGACGCTCACCCCTGAAGTGGTGCCACTGCCGATTATTCCTGACCCCCTGCTGTCTCCACCGGCCCTCTACTCACCCAG GTCTGAGGCACTGTACCTGGCCGAGGACCCCAGTCCTCCAGCCTGTGAACTATATGAGCCACACCAACCGAGAGTCCACCTTAATG TGTCATCTGGTCTGTCCAGATCAGCAGGCTCAGCATCCAGTGCCTTTGAGACATACAACCCCAGACCCAGCAACGCGCTGCAGCCGAG GGGCCAAGGAGGCATCACAGAGGGACTTGTCAAAGGGGCCCTTTCTGTGGCAGCGTCCGCTTATAAAGCTCTGTTCACTGGACCAAACTGTTCAATACAG CGAGGCATCGACCCGGCCACCAGACAGGACCCTTCCATGATGGCCATGCTGCTGGAGATGGGCTTCAGAGACCAGCGGCTcaaccagcagctgctgaggaagCATGGCTACAGCCTGCTGCACACCGTCAACGAGCTGGTGCAGATGGCTGAGGACAGCCAGAGCGAAGCTGTCAGCACTCAGCACTGA
- the nbr1a gene encoding NBR1 autophagy cargo receptor a isoform X1 has product MGLPVTIKVNFRGNVKRFLAQDLDKLEWESVEAWIKASFGINHFQVKYFDEDNEEICINSQDEYEEAIKSAEKQGNQLHMNVYKMKGQACGGPLKTEVKELKGDLRPAPPYPSRVKTVDKGTQVTPEREAVTVKDNKGNKPEDEPPPMWFRSYMEKFKDEVVKEVVERMCSDFSGQCCTHKSSDGPHEASGAIGGPIGPRPGPSTSNGSLGYTPNCSSCNKLTSEGAYKCSVCPSCILCEMCRHSHDPSHNLVRTKTPLSIPEHGMSGELRFPRRGDRTVRKAERQRLKAERRQLRAEVKEIKKKLRLEKRGLQWSGPSTSGRANLTNMASASTQVPALPPPAASETASGPAPAQGPIPAPVPDPQASSPEGPGVSHTSLVPTMAALFLDENLPDGTRLEPGTKFIKYWKMRNSGTISWTSETKLVFMWGNLGLASEKKREVPVPLLLPGQVGVVSVAFVAPVMEGTYTSHWRLAHCGCQFGPRVWCSIVVDPGNSRNTLGHQSKRLKEEVRPVETVKEVRSVDLNHDDYYFPSVDLLTAQDLLSFELLDINIVQELEKVPNNTPVDLTPCISPLPHDAPVLEKSIISQIKEDTEVTGVRKLFGVKLRQQRELLEPVIQDEEREEEISGAQFLCETVIRSLTLEEAPDHRPLRRVHHSSHKPQVVSRGPSHCFERAVEAEKAERAQEGNEEICAFKLESSALPPNTDLNQIPQEEETKLALLEPVNENPHNTSHHENEDEEVVVLDDVQSMKDTQEEEGGNKGEDWDEVSSQTSSVSSCDDYIIVLPDCFDTSRPLGESMYSSAMSQPDTTAAAATSADPDVHQEEEDNSNSKPGRAAPLRERQERTEEVAAEESSVNTWSPPVPPIHSSVNQMLCASQTLDAVTLTPEVVPLPIIPDPLLSPPALYSPRSEALYLAEDPSPPACELYEPHQPRVHLNVSSGLSRSAGSASSAFETYNPRPSNALQPRGQGGITEGLVKGALSVAASAYKALFTGPNCSIQRGIDPATRQDPSMMAMLLEMGFRDQRLNQQLLRKHGYSLLHTVNELVQMAEDSQSEAVSTQH; this is encoded by the exons ATGGGGCTCCCTGTTACTATCAAAGTCAATTTCCGGGGCAACGTGAAGCGATTTCTGGCTCAGGATTTGGACAAATTGGAGTGGGAATCGGTCGAAGCCTGG ATCAAAGCATCTTTTGGCATCAATCACTTTCAAGTGAAATACTTTGATGAAGATAATGAAGAG ATTTGCATCAACAGTCAAG atgaATATGAAGAAGCCATCAAG AGTGCAGAGAAGCAGGGGAACCAGTTGCATATGAACGTGTACAAGATGAAAGGGCAGGCCTGCGGGGGCCCACTGAAGACGGAGGTGAAAGAGCTGAAAGGAGACCTCCGGCCTGCTCCTCCTTATCCCTCCAGGGTCAAGACTGTGGACAAGGGCACACAGGTCACCCCGGAGCGAGAAGCT GTCACAGTTAAAGACAACAAGGGGAACAAACCAGAAGATGAGCCCCCTCCCATGTGGTTTAGATCATACATGGAGAAG tttaaagACGAGGTGGTGAAAGAAGTAGTCGAAAGGATGTGCAGTGACTTTTCTGGCCAGTGTTGTACCCACAAATCCTCTGACGGACCCCATGAAGCCAGTGGGGCTATTGGTGGACCTATAGGTCCCAGGCCGGGCCCCTCCACCTCAAATGGGTCCCTTGGCTACACcccaaactgcagcagctgcaacaAACTCACCTCTGAGGGGGCCTACAAGTGCAG TGTGTGCCCGTCCTGCATCTTGTGTGAGATGTGCAGACATAGCCATGACCCCAGCCACAACCTTGTGAGAACCAAGACACCTCTCTCTATCCCTGAGCATGGAATGTCAGGAGAGTTGAG GTTCCCAAGGCGAGGAGACAGGACAGTGCGCAAGGCCGAGCGACAGCGCCTCAAAGCAGAAAGGAGGCAGCTAAGAGCCGAAGTCAAGGAAATCAAGAAGAAACTGAGACTGGAGAAGAGGGGGCTGCAGTGGAGTGGGCCCTCTACCTCAGGCAGAGCCAACTTGACAAACATGGCCTCCGCATCCACCCAGGTCCCAGCCCTGCCCCCCCCTGCTGCCTCAGAAACAGCCTCAGGTCCAGCCCCAGCCCAAGGTCCCATCCCTGCCCCGGTCCCTGATCCCCAGGCCTCCAGTCCAGA GGGTCCCGGGGTCTCGCACACGTCCTTGGTGCCCACTATGGCTGCCTTGTTTCTGGATGAAAATCTGCCTGACGGCACCCGTCTGGAGCCCGGTACCAAGTTCATCAAATACTGGAAGATGAGGAATTCGGGCACTATCAGCTGGACTTCAGAGACTAAG CTAGTGTTCATGTGGGGAAACCTCGGCCTGGCGTCAGAGAAGAAGCGGGAGGTGCCGGTCCCCTTGCTGCTGCCAGGACAGGTGGGAGTGGTCAGTGTGGCCTTTGTGGCTCCTGTGATGGAGGGGACGTACACCTCCCACTGGCGGCTGGCGCACTGCGGGTGTCAGTTTGGCCCGCGTGTGTGGTGCAGCATCGTGGTTGACCCCGGCAACAGCCGCAACACGCTCGGACATCAGAGCAAAAGACTG aaggaggaggtgaggcCGGTGGAGACGGTGAAGGAGGTAAGGTCTGTAGACCTCAACCATGATGACTACTACTTCCCCTCAGTCGACCTGCTGACTGCACAG GACTTGCTGTCATTTGAGTTGCTGGATATAAATATAGTACAAGAGTTGGAGAAGGTTCCTAATAACACTCCTGTTG ATCTGACGCCCTGCATATCCCCTCTGCCCCATGATGCACCAGTATTGGAGAAGTCCATAATTTCACAGATAAAGGAAGACACAGAGGTCACAGGGGTCAGAAAACTTTTTG gagtgaagctgaggcagcagagggagcttTTGGAGCCTGTGATCCAggatgaggagagggaggaggagatcaGTGGAGCCCAGTTCCTCTGTGAGACCGTCATACGCTCTCTCACCTTGGAGGAAGCACCCGACCACAGACCCCTGCGCAGAGttcatcacagcagccacaaacCACAGG TCGTTTCCCGGGGTCCAAGCCATTGCTTCGAGAGAGCAGTGGAGGCTGAGAAGGCAGAGAGGGCACAAGAAGGAAATGAGGAGATCTGTGCCTTTAAACTTGAGAGTTCAGCTCTGCCACCCAACACAGATCTCAACCAGATCCCCCaagaagaggagacaaagcTAG ctctccTTGAACCAGTGAATGAAAACCCGCATAATACTTCACACCATGAAAATGAAGATGAGGAAGTTGTGGTTTTGGATGACGTGCAAAGCATGAAGGATACTCAAGAAGAGGAGGGTGGAAACAAAGGAGAAGACTGGGATGAG GTCAGCAGCCAGACCTCCTCAGTCTCCTCCTGCGACGACTACATCATTGTCCTCCCAGACTGCTTTGACACCAGCCGCCCTCTGGGGGAGTCCATGTACAGCTCCGCCATGTCGCAGCCtgacaccactgctgctgctgcgaccTCCGCCGATCCAGACGTgcaccaggaggaggaggataacTCAAACTCTAAGCCGGGCAGGGCTGCACCgctgagagagaggcaggagaggacagaggaggtcGCTGCTGAGGAATCATCAGTGAACACCTGGTCTCCACCTGTCCCTCCCATCCACAGCAGCGTGAATCAGATGCTGTGCGCTTCCCAAACCCTGGACGCTGTGACGCTCACCCCTGAAGTGGTGCCACTGCCGATTATTCCTGACCCCCTGCTGTCTCCACCGGCCCTCTACTCACCCAG GTCTGAGGCACTGTACCTGGCCGAGGACCCCAGTCCTCCAGCCTGTGAACTATATGAGCCACACCAACCGAGAGTCCACCTTAATG TGTCATCTGGTCTGTCCAGATCAGCAGGCTCAGCATCCAGTGCCTTTGAGACATACAACCCCAGACCCAGCAACGCGCTGCAGCCGAG GGGCCAAGGAGGCATCACAGAGGGACTTGTCAAAGGGGCCCTTTCTGTGGCAGCGTCCGCTTATAAAGCTCTGTTCACTGGACCAAACTGTTCAATACAG CGAGGCATCGACCCGGCCACCAGACAGGACCCTTCCATGATGGCCATGCTGCTGGAGATGGGCTTCAGAGACCAGCGGCTcaaccagcagctgctgaggaagCATGGCTACAGCCTGCTGCACACCGTCAACGAGCTGGTGCAGATGGCTGAGGACAGCCAGAGCGAAGCTGTCAGCACTCAGCACTGA
- the tmem106a gene encoding transmembrane protein 106A, which translates to MSTSGHNSTITEGPDLTKGMEKVRTLKQFPPYGSMNGSSSGDTCPTCRGTGRIPRGHEDQLVAVIPCNDVRLKPRRTKLYVCVSMAVCLCLCCLILFFLFPRSVTLTPVSVLSVLVYFTPDTVDMQVTNLINITNENFVPVQIVEFDIQGLVTDIVVGKTKISNMTAVQPRSQKSYTIQIDLPITDKGLNSYCKSSSIKIHTLFLELQMTMNISYLSHTEQLSRSTFEYIDCGTNSTIPHPVS; encoded by the exons ATGAGTACATCAGGACATAACAGCACAATCACAGAGGGTCCTGATCTGACAAAAGGGATGGAGAAGGTGAGGACGCTGAAGCAGTTTCCTCCATATGGTTCCATGAATGGCAGCTCCTCAGGAGACACCTGCCCCACGTGTCGTGGAACCGGGCGAATTCCCAGAG GCCACGAGGACCAGCTGGTGGCCGTGATACCGTGTAACGACGTGAGGCTGAAACCCAGACGCAC gaagctgtatgtgtgtgtctccatggctgtgtgtctctgtctctgctgcctgatcctcttcttcctcttcccccGGAGTGTGACCCTGAcgcctgtgtctgtgctgtcagtctTGGTCTACTTCACCCCAGATACAGTTGATATGCAGGTCACA AATCTCATCAACATCACCAACGAGAACTTCGTCCCAGTTCAGATCGTTGAGTTTGACATTCAGGGTCTGGTCACAGACATAGTTGTGGGTAAGACCAAGATATCTAATATGACCGCCGTCCAGCCCCGATCACAGAAATCG TACACCATTCAAATTGACCTGCCTATTACCGATAAAGGCTTAAA CTCTTACTGCAAGTCGAGCTCTATCAAGATTCACACACTATTTCTGGAGTTGCA aaTGACAATGAATATTTCCTATCTCTCTCACACCGAGCAGCTGTCTCGGAGCACCTTTGAGTATATTGACTGTGGCACCAATTCAACAATCCCACATCCTGTGAGCTga
- the arl4d gene encoding ADP-ribosylation factor-like protein 4D, whose amino-acid sequence MQWLYSVQRQLFDGYQDVNNNRISAAAAVLVDSWQSEPVNTYYPSTALKSICPMQEKPFGRCESLAGIMGNQLTDIAPNTSFLPNFQSLHVVVIGLDSAGKTSLLYRLKLKEFVKTIPTKGFNTEKIKVTVGASRAINFQVWDVGGQEKLRPLWKSYTRRTDGMVFVVDSTELERMEEAKVELHKITRTSENQGVPVLILANKQDLDSALSVSEVEKLLSVHELSMYTLHHVQSCSAVNGQGLQPGLEKLYEMILKRKKMVKHSRNRKR is encoded by the exons ATGCAGTGGCTGTATTCTGTCCAAAGGCAGCTGTTTGATGGGTATCAGGATGTCAACAACAACCGGATTAGTGCCGCTGCAGCAGTCCTCGTAGACAGTTGGCAGAGTGAACCAGTGAATACATATTATCCATCCACTGCACTGAAATCAATCTGCCCCATGCAAGAAAAGCCTTTCGG TAGGTGTGAGTCGCTGGCTGGAATCATGGGGAACCAGCTGACTGATATCGCTCCTAACACGTCGTTCCTGCCAAACTTCCAGTCGCTGCACGTGGTGGTGATCGGCCTCGACTCAGCCGGCAAAACCTCTCTGCTGTACAGGCTCAAACTGAAGGAATTTGTGAAAACAATCCCGACCAAGGGCTTCAACACAGAGAAGATCAAGGTGACAGTGGGGGCGTCTCGGGCCATAAATTTCCAAGTGTGGGATGTGGGCGGGCAGGAGAAGCTGCGCCCGCTGTGGAAGTCTTACACCCGGCGGACAGATGGGATGGTGTTTGTGGTGGACTCCACTGAGctggagaggatggaggaggccAAAGTGGAGCTCCACAAGATCACCCGCACTTCAGAGAACCAAGGGGTCCCTGTGCTAATTCTGGCCAACAAACAGGACCTGGATTCAGCCTTGTCTGTCAGCGAGGTGGAGAAGCTGCTTTCTGTCCATGAACTGAGCATGTACACGCTGCATCACGTGCAGAGCTGCAGTGCTGTGAATGGTCAGGGACTCCAGCCAGGCCTGGAGAAACTGTACGAGATGAtcctgaagaggaagaagatggtgaagcacagcaggaacagaaagagatga